A region from the Polaribacter sp. Hel1_33_78 genome encodes:
- the sufC gene encoding Fe-S cluster assembly ATPase SufC codes for MLKINNLHASIEDKSILKGLNLEVKAGEVHAIMGPNGAGKSTLANIIAGKEEYEVTDGIIELNGEDISELAPEERAHKGVFLSFQYPVEIPGVSVTNFIKTAINETRKAKGLEDMPAKDMLKMIREKSELLEIDRKFLSRSLNEGFSGGEKKRNEIFQMAMLEPKLAILDETDSGLDIDALRIVANGVNKLKSEDNAVIVITHYQRLLDYIIPDFVHVLHDGKIVKSGDASLALELEAKGYDWIKQELV; via the coding sequence ATGTTAAAAATCAACAATTTACACGCCTCAATAGAAGATAAGTCTATTTTAAAGGGATTAAATTTAGAAGTTAAAGCTGGTGAAGTCCATGCAATAATGGGCCCAAATGGAGCAGGAAAGAGCACCTTAGCCAATATCATTGCAGGTAAAGAAGAGTATGAGGTTACCGATGGAATTATAGAGTTAAATGGTGAAGATATTAGTGAGCTTGCGCCAGAAGAAAGAGCACACAAAGGGGTGTTTTTATCATTTCAATACCCTGTAGAAATTCCTGGAGTTTCTGTAACGAACTTTATAAAAACTGCTATTAACGAAACTCGTAAAGCAAAAGGTTTAGAAGACATGCCTGCAAAAGACATGTTAAAAATGATTCGTGAGAAATCAGAATTATTAGAAATAGATCGTAAATTTTTGTCTCGTTCTTTAAATGAAGGGTTTTCTGGTGGAGAAAAAAAACGTAATGAAATCTTTCAAATGGCCATGTTAGAACCAAAATTAGCCATCTTAGATGAAACGGATTCTGGTTTAGATATTGATGCTTTGAGAATTGTTGCAAACGGTGTAAACAAATTAAAATCTGAGGACAACGCAGTTATTGTAATAACGCATTATCAACGTTTATTAGATTACATTATTCCTGATTTTGTGCACGTTTTACATGATGGAAAAATCGTAAAATCTGGTGATGCTTCTCTGGCTTTAGAGTTAGAGGCAAAAGGGTATGATTGGATTAAGCAAGAACTTGTTTAA